The following are from one region of the Colius striatus isolate bColStr4 chromosome Z, bColStr4.1.hap1, whole genome shotgun sequence genome:
- the LOC104551416 gene encoding aquaporin-7, with product MLEKIQKALVIRSSTIRELLAEALGTFILMVLGLSSVAQAKFGKGEFGQYLSITLGFGIGTTLGIHAAGGISGAHLNAAITLTHCILGNLPWKKFPVYVIGQFLGSFTAAATVFALYYDALYDYSKGNLTVTGPTATASIFATYPASHTSFVGAFFTEILATVILVLGILIISDEKNNPAQKGTQPLLIGILVVGIGMGMGMNTGYAINPSRDLPPRVFTAIAGWGMDVFR from the exons ATGCTGGAGAAGATACAGAAGGCGCTGGTGATTCGCAGCAGCACcatcagggagctgctggcggAAGCACTGGGGACGTTTATCTTAATG GTACTTGGCTTGTCTTCTGTGGCACAAGCGAAATTTGGAAAAGGAGAATTTGGGCAGTACCTGAGCATTACTTTGGGATTTGGCATCGGTACTACCTTGGGCATCCATGCGGCTGGAGGAATCTCTG GAGCTCATCTGAATGCTGCCATCACCCTCACACACTGCATCTTGGGAAACCTCCCCTGGAAAAAGTTTCCAGTTTATGTGATCGGCCAGTTCCTGGGCTCCTTTACGGCAGCAGCTACTGTCTTTGCCCTCTACTACG ATGCTCTGTATGACTACTCCAAGGGGAACCTTACAGTGACAGGACCAACTGCCACGGCATCAATCTTCGCCACTTACCCTGCTTCCCATACATCCTTCGTGGGGGCCTTCTTCACAGAG ATTTTAGCAACGGTGATTCTGGTCCTGGGCATTCTGATCATCTCTGATGAGAAAAACAATCCAGCTCAGAAAGGCACGCAGCCTCTGCTCATAGGCATCCTGGTGGTGGGCATTggcatggggatggggatgaacACAGGCTATGCCATAAACCCCTCTCGAGATCTGCCTCCCAGAGTCTTCACAGCAATTGCTGGCTGGGGAATGGATGTCTTCAGGTAA